GCCGGACAATCACATTGGGAATAGTCAAACAGTTGCTTGCCTATCCCTTTTCTATGGAATTCCTTTTTGATGAAAAACAAAGAAATGTGTTTGCCCTCATTCTTGGTTCCCATAATACCTATTAGTTTATTTTCTTCGAAAGCTCCATAAATGCAGAGTTCATTCATCAATTTATCGTTGAATATAAAACTTTTGAAACTCTCAAGACCTTCGTCTTCGAAATCATCCTGACCACATTGCAAGTATACTTCTAATGCTAAAGTTGTCGCCTGCTGAAATTCTGCTTTATCTAATTTGCGTATCATAATTAATCATTTGTTGAGAATATAATTTTTGTCTGTCGGGCAAGATACTGATTTTTTTTATTTCAGACAATAGGGTATTTGCAGATTGAACGATCTTATTTATAGAAGCAGGAATTATTTACTTTAAAACTTTATTAAGATGAAAAAGTCAGTTATACTTTTGGTTGGATGGTTATTAGCTTTTCTATGGATAGGGAGTGCTGATATATGGGCGCAGGATGCAGGAGATTATTTCACGATTGTCGGAATGGTGAAGGATAAGCAAAATAAGAGAACACTTGAAAACGTGAATGTATCTGTGCAAGGAAGTAATATCGGTACGGTGACAAATGCAGAGGGAGAGTTTGCTCTGAAAGTCAGGAAAGAAGAAGTGCCGCGAGAGTTGGAAATCTCTCACATAGGCTATATCAATAGTCATGTATCTTTAGATAAGAATAATTCTTCTAAATTGACGGTCTGGATGATACCTCATACTAACCAGTTGAATGAAGTGGTCGTTTATGCCAATAATCCGCGTACAATTATAGAAAAGGCGATTGAGAAGATTCCGGTAAATTATAGTGCCAACCGGAATATGCTTACCAGCTTCTATCGGGAGACTGTGCAGAAAGGGCGCCGTTATATCAGTGTATCGGAAGCTGTACTTGATGTGTCGAAAACAGCATACACCAATCGCACTACGGATTATGATAAACTACAGGTTCTGAAAGGACGCCGTCTGCTAAGTCAGAAAGTTAGTGATACATTGGCAGTAAAGGTTATGGGTGGTCCTAATATATCTGTAGTTTTGGATATCGTAAAGAATAAAGAGGCGCTGCTGGAACCAGAAGAATTGAACAACTATGAGTTCTGGATGGCTGAATCGGCATTGATCGATAACCGGATACAATATGTTATTAATTTCCGTCCGAGAGTTCTTTTACCATATGCGCTGTTTCATGGGAAATTGTATGTAGATTGTGATAAGCTGTCGTTTACACGTATCGAGATGAATCTGGATATGCAGAATAAATCGAAAGCAATTGCTGCTATTCTTCATCAGAAACCATTTGGACTGAGATTCAAACCGCAAGAGTTATCTTTTCTGATAACCTATAAAACGATAGATGGAAGGACTTATCTGAATTATATCCGCAATGATATTCGTTTTAAATGCGACTGGAAACGGAGGCTTTTCTCTACGAGCTATGCAGTAACCTCAGAAATGGTGGTGACAGATCGGAGGGAGAGTCCGTCCGAGATAATTCCGCGGAATAAAGTATTTACCTCCAATCAGATTTTCTATGATAAAGTCGGAAATTACTGGAGTGAAGACTTCTGGGGAAATTATAATATCATAGCACCTACGGAGTCTCTGGAACATGCTGTCGATAAATTGAAAAAGCAATCTAATTAAAATCAGAATTGTTTTCTTATATTTGGGAACAATCGTAAAATGATAGAAGTATGCTGAATGAACTGCTCATACTGACAAAAATAAAGGCAGGTGACATAAAAGCGTTTGAGGAACTATTTCGCTGTTACTATTCTCCCTTGTGTTGGTATGCGGCAAGCATTACCGGACGGATGGAGGTGGCTGAGGAAATTGTTGAGGAACTGTTTTATGTGCTTTGGAAGGATAGGGAACAGTTACAGATTTTCCAGTCTGTAAAAAACTACCTCTACAGGGCGACACGTAATCAGTCAATTCAATACTGTGAGCATGAAGAGGTCAAAGAGCGGTATAGAGAGTCTGTGCTGACTGCATCTTCTTCGGAACAGGTGACAGATCCTCATCAGCAGATGGAATATGAAGAACTTCAGAAGCTGATAAATAATACCCTTGAGAAATTGCCGGAACGCAGAATGCAGATATTTAAAATGCACCGGACGGAGGGAAAGAAATATGCGGAAATTGCAGTCCAGCTTTCTCTCTCCGTCAAAACGGTGGAAGCGGAAATGACGAAGACTTTACGAACTTTGCGAAAAGAAATAGAAAATTATATTCAAATGAAATGATGAAAACGGATATTCATAAAATAAAGACGGAGCAGGCTTGGAATCGGTTGTACGACCGATTGGATAAAGATCATCTGCTTGTAGAAGACCATCGGATGCCTAAAATCCCGATGTGGGTACGCTATGGCACTGTAGCGGCGATGGTGGTCGGTTTGGTTTTTAGTACTTTGTATTGGGGATTCGGTCAAAAAGAGGAATTACCTGACTTTATAACACAGGAGAATCAAGATGTTCCTACATTGGTCACGACTCTGGAAGATGGTTCTGTCGTGTTTTTGGCAAAGGAGACTTCTATCCGATATCCGGAACATTTTGTTTCCGACAAACGGGAAGTCAGTTTGCAGGGAGATGCCTTTTTTGATGTGGCAAAGAAACAGAAGCAACCTTTTTGGATTGATACAAAGGAAGTAAAGATTGAAGTATTGGGTACTGCTTTTAGTGTAAAGAGCGTCAAAGATACTCCGTTCCGTCTCTCGGTGCAACGGGGAACCGTCAGAGTAACCCTTAAAAAGGGAAATAAAGAATGTTATGTCAAAGCTGGTGAGACAGTGGTATTGCAATCACAGCAACTTTTGCTCAGTTCGACTGAAAATGCCGGAGAGTTGAATCGCTATCTGAAGCATGTCTGTTTTAAAGATGAATCTTTGGGGCATATTCTGAAAGTAATGAATATGAATGCAGGCAGTTCGCAGATACGTGTAGCTTCTCCTGCGCTTGAAAAAAGAAAGCTGACAGTTGAATTTTCCAATGAATCTCCAGAGACTGTGGCTACATTGATAGCCTATGCGCTTAATTTGAAGTGTACACGGCAGGGGGATACATTCATGCTGACAGAATAAATAAAAAAAAGTGAGATGAGGCTGGTTTATCGCTATATGGTGATTCTGTGTTTGTTCTTTATCGTACCGGATACGTTGAGAGCTGACGGAGAAGATGTGCTGGAGCGTATGATCAGCCTGCCGAAGATGAAAGGAACGGTCTATTCACTGTTAGGCAATATTTCTCAGCAGTCAGGTTATCTGTTTATCTATGACAGTAAAGTAGTAGATAATGATGTAACGGTGAAGATACGGAAAGGAGAGCGAACCATTCGTCAGGCTATTTATGAGATAACAGGAGATACCAGCCTGGAATTTAAAGTAATAGGGACTCATATTCTGATAACTTCTTCTTCACCGACCAAACAGCAACAGGCGAAACCTTCATCCGTTCACCCTGTAAATCTGATGCTTACCGGAACTTTACTGGATAAGGAAACCGGAATGCCTGTTGCTTCTGCATCCGTTGGAGTCCGGAGGACATCTGTGGGGATTGTTACTAATCAGGAAGGAGAGTTCAGACTTTCCTTACCGGATTCTTTGCAAAACGATTCGGTTGTTTTTTCTCATATAGGATATGTTTCACAAACTTTGGAAGTTTCTGTTTTGGCAGGTCGCCATCATATTCTGAGCTTGGAACCAAAGGTTGTTCCTTTACAGGAAGTAGTGGTTCAATGGGTCGATCCTTATAAGCTGCTGAAAGAAATGGGAAGGCAAAGAGAGCAGAACTATTCTCATTCTCCTGCCTACCTGACCACATTTTACCGTGAAGGAGTTTTATTGAAAAATAAGGTTCAGAATCTTACTGAAGCAGTTTTCAAAGTTTATAAGATCGCTTCGCATTCTCCCGTTTCCGATCAGGCGAAGCTGTTGAAGATGAGTCGGCTGAGTAATGTCGAAGCCAAAGACAGTCTGCTTGTAAAGGTGAAGTCCGGCATTCAGGCATGTTTTCAGATGGATATAATGAAGGATATGCCTTCATTCCTGATACCTGACGCAGGTGATAACGGTTATCTGTATACTTCGCAGGGAGTGACATTCATAGACGACCGGTGTGTGAATGTCATACACTTTGCACAAAAGAAGGAGATTATCGAGCCTCTCTATTGCGGAGATTTGTATATTGATGCCGAGACGAATGCCTTGTTACAAGCTCGTTTTGAGGTAGATCCCCAGCGTGTAAAGAAAGCGTCGGAAATGTTTGTAGAAAGGCGCACGCATGGCATTCAGATAATACCGCAAAAGGTGGTTTATACTATTTCCTACAAACCATGGCAAGGTATCTATTATATTCATCATATCCGTGGAGACCTTTCTTTCAAGGTGAAACGGCGACGGTTGCTGTCTGCTAGTCCGCAGATGCAGATCTGGTTTGAAATGATCACTTGCAAAGTGGATACGGAACAAGTGACTGCATTCCCGCGGGCAGAAAGATTACCGACGCGTACTATCTTCTCTGATCTGAATTTCAAATATGATGAAGACTTCTGGAGGGATTTTAATGTGATACCTCTGGAAGAGGAACTTGGTAAGCTGATTGAGAGAATCTCTTTGAAAATAGAAGAAATCGGCCCTTGATTTGTTTTGCCATTCGCCGGGATTGCTGTAACTTTGCGCCCGGTTTAAAAGATTGTAGAATATGGAATTGCCTAAAGATCCGATGGTGCTGTTCAGTGTCATCAATATGAAGTTGCGTGACTGTTATTCTTCGCTAG
This sequence is a window from Bacteroides thetaiotaomicron VPI-5482. Protein-coding genes within it:
- a CDS encoding GNAT family N-acetyltransferase; protein product: MIRKLDKAEFQQATTLALEVYLQCGQDDFEDEGLESFKSFIFNDKLMNELCIYGAFEENKLIGIMGTKNEGKHISLFFIKKEFHRKGIGKQLFDYSQCDCPANEITVNSSTYAIRFYESLGFEKTNDRQQTNGISYTPMKLISNK
- a CDS encoding carboxypeptidase-like regulatory domain-containing protein, which produces MKKSVILLVGWLLAFLWIGSADIWAQDAGDYFTIVGMVKDKQNKRTLENVNVSVQGSNIGTVTNAEGEFALKVRKEEVPRELEISHIGYINSHVSLDKNNSSKLTVWMIPHTNQLNEVVVYANNPRTIIEKAIEKIPVNYSANRNMLTSFYRETVQKGRRYISVSEAVLDVSKTAYTNRTTDYDKLQVLKGRRLLSQKVSDTLAVKVMGGPNISVVLDIVKNKEALLEPEELNNYEFWMAESALIDNRIQYVINFRPRVLLPYALFHGKLYVDCDKLSFTRIEMNLDMQNKSKAIAAILHQKPFGLRFKPQELSFLITYKTIDGRTYLNYIRNDIRFKCDWKRRLFSTSYAVTSEMVVTDRRESPSEIIPRNKVFTSNQIFYDKVGNYWSEDFWGNYNIIAPTESLEHAVDKLKKQSN
- a CDS encoding RNA polymerase sigma-70 factor encodes the protein MLNELLILTKIKAGDIKAFEELFRCYYSPLCWYAASITGRMEVAEEIVEELFYVLWKDREQLQIFQSVKNYLYRATRNQSIQYCEHEEVKERYRESVLTASSSEQVTDPHQQMEYEELQKLINNTLEKLPERRMQIFKMHRTEGKKYAEIAVQLSLSVKTVEAEMTKTLRTLRKEIENYIQMK
- a CDS encoding FecR family protein; the encoded protein is MMKTDIHKIKTEQAWNRLYDRLDKDHLLVEDHRMPKIPMWVRYGTVAAMVVGLVFSTLYWGFGQKEELPDFITQENQDVPTLVTTLEDGSVVFLAKETSIRYPEHFVSDKREVSLQGDAFFDVAKKQKQPFWIDTKEVKIEVLGTAFSVKSVKDTPFRLSVQRGTVRVTLKKGNKECYVKAGETVVLQSQQLLLSSTENAGELNRYLKHVCFKDESLGHILKVMNMNAGSSQIRVASPALEKRKLTVEFSNESPETVATLIAYALNLKCTRQGDTFMLTE
- a CDS encoding carboxypeptidase-like regulatory domain-containing protein, with amino-acid sequence MRLVYRYMVILCLFFIVPDTLRADGEDVLERMISLPKMKGTVYSLLGNISQQSGYLFIYDSKVVDNDVTVKIRKGERTIRQAIYEITGDTSLEFKVIGTHILITSSSPTKQQQAKPSSVHPVNLMLTGTLLDKETGMPVASASVGVRRTSVGIVTNQEGEFRLSLPDSLQNDSVVFSHIGYVSQTLEVSVLAGRHHILSLEPKVVPLQEVVVQWVDPYKLLKEMGRQREQNYSHSPAYLTTFYREGVLLKNKVQNLTEAVFKVYKIASHSPVSDQAKLLKMSRLSNVEAKDSLLVKVKSGIQACFQMDIMKDMPSFLIPDAGDNGYLYTSQGVTFIDDRCVNVIHFAQKKEIIEPLYCGDLYIDAETNALLQARFEVDPQRVKKASEMFVERRTHGIQIIPQKVVYTISYKPWQGIYYIHHIRGDLSFKVKRRRLLSASPQMQIWFEMITCKVDTEQVTAFPRAERLPTRTIFSDLNFKYDEDFWRDFNVIPLEEELGKLIERISLKIEEIGP